The bacterium genome contains the following window.
GTCGCGCAGGCCGAGATCGCCGCGGGGATGTCGCTCGAGGCGCTGCTGGCGAACATGAAGCCGTACGACCCGAAGCTGCACGAGCTGCGCGGCTTCCGCGGCGCGCGGACTTCGGCCGCGAACCTGCGCCGCGTGATGGACGGCTCCGACCTCGCCACGGGGAAGGTCAAGGTGAAGGTGCAGGACGCCTACTCGATGCGCTCGACGCCGCAGGTCGTCGGCGCGCTGCGCGACGCACTGGCCTGGGCGCGCAGCCAGGTGGAGATCGAGCTCAACGGCGTCGGCGACAACCCGATCTTCCTGCCCGGCGAGGACCGCGTCCTCACCGGGGCGAACTTCCAGGGCACTCCCGTCAGCGTGCCGATGGACATGGTCGCCGCGGCGGTGACGATGGTCTCGGTGCTCAGCGAGCGGCGGCTGAACCGGCTGCTCAACCCCGCGCTGTCGGTCGGCCTGCCGGCCTTCCTGACCAAGGGGGCGGGGATGTTCTCCGGCCACATGCTGAGCCAGTACACGGCCGACATGCTGATCGTCGAGCAGCGGATCCTCTCCGCGCCGTCCTGCGTGCAGTCGATCCCCGCCGCGGCCGACCAGGAGGACTTCGTCAGCATGGGGATGAACGGCGCGCTGAAGCTGCGCCAGATCCTCGACGACGCGTTCGGCGTCTTGGGGATCGAGTTCATCGCCGCGGCGCAGGCGCTCGACTTCCGCGAGTTCGGCTTCGGCCGCGGGACGCGGACCGCGCACGCCGCGGTGCGCCGCGTCGTCGAGCATCTCGAGGTGGACCGGCCGCTCAACAAGGACCACAACGCGATGAAGGCGGTCGTCGAGCGCGGCGACGTGCTCGACGCGGTCGAGGCGGAGATCGGCCCGCTCGGCCGGAGTTGGTTCGCCGAGGCGCGCGCCTGAGCGAGTCTCCGCGATCGACGCGATGGGGCCGGCCCGCGGGCCGGCCCTTCGCGTCTCCGGCGGCCGCGCGGCGCCCGTCGCTTCCCGGCGCGGCGCCCATCGCTTCCCGGCGCGGCGCCCATCGCTTCCCGGCGCGGCGCTCGTCGCTTCCCGGCGCGTCGGCCGTCGCTTCCCGGCGCGGCGCCGATCGTCGATAATCGCCGCATGTCGAACCGACGTTTCATCGTCGCCGCGACGTTCGCCGCCGCGACGCTCGGCGGCGCGGGCCTCCCCGCGGCGGCGGGAGAGCCGCCGTCTCCGCCGGTCAAGGACGCGCGCGACCTGACGGAGACGCCGACGTACGTTCCGCCGGAGCGGGCGTCCCTCGTGTTCGACAAGGCGATCTCGTTCGACGCGCCGCTCGCGAACCCGGTCCGACTGGTCCTCGACGCGGCCGCGGCGCGGGCCTTCGTCGTGCTGCCGGAGACCGGCGTCGAAGTCGTCGATCTCGCCGCGGGGCGGCGCGCGGCGCCGGTGCGCCAGGCGCGCGAGCCGCGCGACGCGGCGGTCTTCGGGAACATCCTCGCGCTGGCCGACGGCGACGCGCGCGGCCTTGTCTTCATCGACCTCGCGGAGAGACGGACGCTGCGCCGCCTTCCGCTCGGCGACGAGCCCGGACGGCTGCTCTTCGACGCCGCGGGGCAGCGCCTCTTCGTCGTCGTCGGCGAAGGGGACCGCACGCGGCTCGTCGCGATCGACGCCGCCGAAATGCGGCGCGTCGGCGAGCTTCGCCTGCCGTCGCGTCCCGACGATCTGGCGCTCTCCGCCGACGGCGCGCGCCTCTTCGCCGCCGCGCCGGGCGACGGCGACGGCGCGGTCTACGTGATCGATCCCGCGGCTCAGCGCCTCGTCGCGAGGTGGCCGCTCGGCCGGGCGCGCGCGCCGCGCGCCGTCTTCGTGGACGAGAAGCGCGGGCGGCTGATCGTCGCCTGCCGCCGCCCGCGGGCGCGCCTGGTCGCGATGCGCCTCGCCGACGGCGCGCTGCTCGACGCCGCCGAGGCGCCGGCGGAGGTCGAGGACGTCTCGCCCGACCCGGCGAGCGCGCGGCTCTACGCGACGGGCGGCGAGGGGGCGATCTTCGTCTACGAGTCGCCGACGCCGGAGAGTCTGAAGTTGGTCGAGCGGGTCGCCGCCGCGGCGGGCGCGCGCCGCTCGGCCTTCTGGGCCGCCGGGGACCGCCTGCTCGTCGCCGCGCCGCAGTTCGGCGTGCGTCCCGCGGCGCTGCTCCTCTTCAAGCCGCGGCGCGGGGCGAAGCGATGAACTGCCCGAAGTGCGGCTACGCGCAGGACGACGCGGCGACGGCGTGCGAGGCGTGCGGCCTGATCTTCGCCCGCTACGAGGAACGGCGGGAGGACGAAGCGGCGCTGGCGACCGGCGCGGTCGCGCCGCCGGGAAAGGTCGCCGTCGAGGAGCCGCCCGCGGGACGGCTCGACCGCGCGGGACGGCGCGCTCTCCTGATCGGCGCGCCGATCGGCGTCGTCTGCTTCGCGCTGCCGTTCCTCGACTTCGTCCTCGGCTACCTCTCGATCCTCGTGCACGAGCTCGGCCACGCGATCGCCGGCTGGCTGATGGGCTTCCCGTCGGTGCCGGCGTTCGACTTCGTCTACGGCGGCGGGGTGACGATCCTCGACGAGCGGAACGCGGGAGTGCTGATCGTTCTCGGCGCGCTCTGGGCGTGGGCGTTTTGGCGCCTGCGGCGGAACGCGCTCGGCCTCGTTTGC
Protein-coding sequences here:
- a CDS encoding aromatic amino acid ammonia-lyase, with product MPVILDGQSLTIEDLVKIARGGERVEIAPEALERIKKCRALLESKIAKHEIMYGVNTGIGELVNVELDDAQVREFQKYLIYNHAAGIGEPAPVEHVRAAMAARINVHCKGHSGCRPEIPLTYAALLNAGITPVTCSKGSVGACGDLAPMSQIALSLMGEGDCFFGGRRAPTAAAMREAGIPIPGLCARDGLAAINGSNFLTGMDALSLHDAERWVAQAEIAAGMSLEALLANMKPYDPKLHELRGFRGARTSAANLRRVMDGSDLATGKVKVKVQDAYSMRSTPQVVGALRDALAWARSQVEIELNGVGDNPIFLPGEDRVLTGANFQGTPVSVPMDMVAAAVTMVSVLSERRLNRLLNPALSVGLPAFLTKGAGMFSGHMLSQYTADMLIVEQRILSAPSCVQSIPAAADQEDFVSMGMNGALKLRQILDDAFGVLGIEFIAAAQALDFREFGFGRGTRTAHAAVRRVVEHLEVDRPLNKDHNAMKAVVERGDVLDAVEAEIGPLGRSWFAEARA